In Nicotiana tabacum cultivar K326 chromosome 17, ASM71507v2, whole genome shotgun sequence, one DNA window encodes the following:
- the LOC107774444 gene encoding protein UNUSUAL FLORAL ORGANS-like, translating into MEAFHAPISFHFPYAFPIPTPTTNFLGTTPNPSINGSPWMDTRIWSRLPHRLIDRIIAFLPPPAFFRARAVCKRFYALLYSSTFLELYLQVSPRRHWFIFFRQKIPRNNIYKNNSNASGTSDHRVEGYLFDPDNLSWFRLSFALIPQGFSPVSSSGGLICFVSDEAGSKNILLCNPLVGSMIPLPPTLRPRLFPSIGLTITNSSIDLAVAGDDLISPYAVKNLTTESFHIDGNGFYSIWGTTSSLPRLCSFESGKMVHVEGRFYCMNFSPFSVLSYDVATNNWCKIQAPMRRFLRSPCLVEGNGRLVLVAAVEKSKLNVPRSLRLWALQDCGTMWVEIERMPQQLYVQFAEVENGQGFNCVGHGQFVVIIIKNSDKALLFDFCKKRWLWIPPCPFVGNNNLDYGASNYRSEFGGELQGFGYDPRLAAPISALLDQLTLPFQSFN; encoded by the coding sequence atggaagcTTTTCATGCCCCTATTAGCTTTCACTTTCCCTATGCTTTTCCTATCCCAACACCAACAACAAATTTTCTTGGAactacaccaaatccatcaattaaTGGTAGCCCTTGGATGGATACTAGAATTTGGAGCAGACTTCCACATAGGCTAATTGATAGGATCATTGCTTTTCTTCCACCACCTGCTTTCTTTAGAGCTAGAGCTGTTTGTAAAAGATTTTATGCCCTTCTCTATTCTAGCACTTTTCTTGAATTGTACCTCCAAGTTTCTCCTCGGCGCCATTGGTTCATATTCTTCAGGCAAAAAATCCCAAGAAACAATATTTACAAGAACAATAGTAATGCTTCTGGTACCTCTGATCATAGAGTTGAAGGTTACCTCTTTGATCCTGATAATCTTTCTTGGTTTAGGCTTTCTTTTGCTTTAATCCCACAAGGTTTTTCTCCTGTTTCCTCTTCTGGTGGACTAATTTGCTTTGTTTCTGATGAAGCTGGATCCAAAAATATCCTTTTGTGTAATCCTCTTGTGGGATCTATGATTCCATTGCCACCAACTTTAAGGCCTAGGTTATTCCCTTCTATTGGTTTAACTATAACTAACTCATCAATTGATTTAGCTGTGGCTGGAGATGATTTAATATCTCCTTATGCTGTTAAGAATTTAACCACTGAATCATTTCACATTGATGGGAATGGATTTTATTCAATATGGGGTACAACTTCTTCACTTCCAAGATTATGTAGCTTTGAATCAGGGAAAATGGTGCATGTTGAGGGCAGATTTTATTGCATGAATTTCAGCCCTTTTAGTGTACTTTCCTATGACGTTGCTACAAACAATTGGTGCAAAATTCAAGCGCCCATGCGACGATTTCTACGTTCGCCTTGCTTAGTAGAGGGAAATGGGAGGCTTGTTTTAGTTGCAGCTGTTGAGAAAAGCAAACTGAATGTGCCAAGAAGTTTAAGGCTATGGGCATTGCAAGATTGTGGGACAATGTGGGTTGAAATTGAGAGAATGCCACAACAACTCTATGTTCAATTTGCAGAAGTGGAAAATGGTCAAGGGTTTAACTGTGTTGGACATGGACAATTTGTGGTCATAATTATAAAGAATTCAGATAAGGCATTGCTGTTTGATTTTTGCAAGAAGAGGTGGCTTTGGATTCCTCCTTGTCCATTTGTGGGAAATAATAATTTGGATTATGGTGCTAGTAATTATAGATCAGAATTTGGAGGGGAATTGCAGGGATTTGGTTATGATCCTAGACTTGctgctcctattagtgcacttcTTGATCAGTTGACATTGCCCTTTCAGTCTTTCAACTGA